A genomic stretch from Desulfolutivibrio sulfodismutans DSM 3696 includes:
- a CDS encoding DUF448 domain-containing protein — protein sequence MCVICRGRFPKAGLSRYVDRSRASGGPATAETAPPHLVHDAKMRMDGRGHYVCDNPVCREKFKKFAGRGRKR from the coding sequence ATGTGTGTGATATGCCGGGGCCGGTTTCCCAAAGCCGGACTGTCCCGATATGTTGATCGGTCCCGGGCGTCCGGCGGCCCGGCCACGGCCGAGACAGCGCCGCCGCATCTGGTCCATGACGCAAAGATGCGCATGGACGGCAGAGGGCACTATGTCTGCGACAACCCCGTCTGCCGGGAAAAATTCAAGAAATTCGCCGGGCGCGGCAGGAAACGTTAG
- a CDS encoding DUF503 domain-containing protein, which translates to MVIGILTLEFRLHGNDSLKGKRRVALSLKQKLRNTFNVAISEIARQDAHDTLVLAAVTVSPDAPRVQGLLQKALNKVVAMDAAELVYDDIEIIQV; encoded by the coding sequence ATGGTCATCGGCATCCTGACCCTGGAGTTTCGGCTCCATGGAAACGACTCGCTCAAGGGAAAACGGCGCGTGGCCTTAAGCCTCAAGCAGAAGCTGCGCAACACCTTCAATGTGGCCATAAGCGAGATCGCCCGCCAGGATGCCCACGACACCCTGGTCCTGGCCGCCGTGACCGTCTCCCCGGACGCCCCCCGGGTGCAGGGGCTTTTGCAGAAGGCGCTCAACAAGGTCGTGGCCATGGACGCGGCCGAACTGGTCTACGACGACATCGAGATCATTCAGGTCTGA
- the rpsO gene encoding 30S ribosomal protein S15, translating to MVMTVEEKSKVIDEYKKHEGDTGSPEVQVALLTTRINYLTDHFKVHAKDFHSRTGLLKLVGQRRKLLKYLKSKDIQRYRDLIARLGLRK from the coding sequence GTGGTCATGACCGTCGAGGAAAAATCCAAGGTCATTGATGAGTACAAGAAGCATGAGGGCGACACCGGCTCCCCTGAGGTGCAGGTGGCGCTTCTCACCACGCGCATCAACTATCTGACAGACCATTTCAAGGTCCATGCCAAGGATTTCCATTCCCGCACGGGCCTTCTGAAACTTGTCGGGCAGCGTCGCAAGCTTCTCAAGTACTTGAAAAGCAAGGACATCCAACGCTATCGCGATCTCATCGCGAGACTTGGGCTGCGCAAGTAG
- the pnp gene encoding polyribonucleotide nucleotidyltransferase translates to MAFGTPATRLQTTIGDNTFIIETGRLANQADGAIWIQSGDNVVLVTACTQTLEMDKGFFPLVVDYQEMSYASGRIPGGYFRREIGRPSEREVLVCRSIDRPCRPLFPKGFRDEVQIIATVLSADPFTDPDILALTGASTALHISKIPFLGPIAGARVGYVDGQFVLNPSYAALNGPSTLNMVFAASRDAVVMVEGGGRFVTEDLIADALEWGHKQIIPLLDLQEELRNKVGVPKIEFTPPQINPEIDAKVTELATADMTAALSITDKMERREARKKVKTAVLEAIAAAYPEHPEFKGQAKELMEKMEKSIMRERIRSTGTRIDNRDLTTVRPIATEVGVLPRTHGSCLFTRGETKALCVATLGSTGDEQKIETLTGDSSKRFMLHYNFPPYCVGEVKMLRGPSRREIGHGALAERSIQQVLPSSEDFPFTIRVVSQVMESNGSSSMASVCGASLALMDAGVPITQPVAGIAMGLIKEGDEFHVLTDILGDEDAMGDMDFKVAGTHDAVTGIQMDIKITGIPQAVMRKALYQARDARQHILGKMNEVLAAPRPELSPNAPQLAVVMVNPEKIREIIGPGGKMIKAITAETGASIDIEDSGKVSIFAPTLEALEKAKERVMYFDQKADVGRNYQGTVTKVLDCGVVVEILPGLDGLVHVSQLDTERVENVADVVKLGQPMEVKVLDVESNGRVRLSRKAVLFEEQGRPYDPADYPKTGGARRPGGDRGGRGGDRFGGRGGDRRDRR, encoded by the coding sequence ATGGCATTTGGAACTCCGGCTACCCGCCTGCAAACCACGATCGGCGACAACACCTTCATCATTGAAACCGGACGGCTGGCCAACCAGGCCGACGGCGCCATCTGGATTCAAAGCGGCGACAACGTGGTGCTGGTCACGGCCTGCACCCAGACCCTGGAAATGGACAAGGGATTTTTTCCCCTGGTCGTGGATTACCAGGAAATGTCCTACGCCTCCGGGCGCATCCCCGGCGGCTATTTCCGCCGTGAGATCGGCCGCCCGTCCGAGCGCGAGGTGCTGGTCTGCCGTTCCATCGACCGCCCCTGCCGTCCGCTTTTCCCCAAGGGCTTCCGCGACGAGGTCCAGATCATCGCCACGGTCCTGTCCGCCGATCCCTTCACCGATCCGGACATCCTGGCCCTGACCGGCGCCTCCACGGCCCTGCACATCTCCAAGATCCCCTTCCTGGGACCCATCGCCGGGGCCCGGGTGGGCTACGTGGACGGCCAGTTCGTCTTAAACCCCTCCTATGCGGCCTTAAACGGCCCGAGCACCCTGAACATGGTTTTCGCGGCCAGCCGCGACGCCGTGGTCATGGTCGAAGGCGGCGGCAGGTTCGTGACCGAGGATCTGATCGCCGACGCCCTGGAATGGGGGCATAAGCAGATCATCCCCCTGCTCGACCTCCAGGAGGAACTGCGGAACAAGGTGGGCGTGCCCAAGATCGAATTCACGCCGCCCCAGATCAACCCGGAAATCGACGCCAAGGTCACGGAACTGGCCACGGCCGACATGACCGCCGCCCTCTCCATCACCGACAAGATGGAACGCCGCGAGGCCCGCAAGAAGGTCAAGACGGCGGTCCTGGAGGCCATCGCCGCCGCGTATCCCGAGCATCCCGAATTCAAGGGACAGGCCAAGGAGCTCATGGAGAAGATGGAGAAATCCATCATGCGCGAGCGCATCCGGTCCACGGGAACACGCATCGACAACCGCGACCTGACCACCGTGCGGCCCATCGCCACCGAGGTCGGGGTGCTGCCGCGCACCCACGGCTCCTGCCTGTTCACCCGGGGCGAGACCAAGGCCCTGTGCGTGGCCACGCTTGGCAGCACCGGCGACGAGCAGAAAATCGAAACGCTCACCGGCGACTCCTCCAAGCGTTTCATGCTGCACTACAACTTCCCGCCCTACTGCGTGGGCGAGGTCAAGATGCTGCGCGGCCCGTCCCGGCGCGAGATCGGCCACGGCGCCCTGGCCGAACGCTCCATCCAGCAGGTGTTGCCCTCCTCCGAGGACTTCCCCTTCACCATCCGGGTGGTCTCCCAGGTCATGGAGTCCAACGGCTCCTCGTCCATGGCTTCGGTGTGCGGCGCCAGCCTTGCGCTCATGGACGCGGGCGTGCCCATCACCCAGCCCGTGGCCGGCATCGCCATGGGGCTGATCAAGGAAGGCGACGAGTTCCACGTGCTCACGGACATCCTCGGCGACGAGGACGCCATGGGCGACATGGACTTCAAGGTGGCGGGCACCCACGACGCGGTGACCGGCATCCAGATGGACATCAAGATCACCGGCATCCCCCAGGCGGTCATGCGCAAGGCCCTCTACCAGGCCCGCGACGCCCGCCAGCACATCCTGGGCAAGATGAACGAGGTTCTGGCCGCCCCCAGGCCCGAGCTGTCGCCCAACGCCCCGCAACTGGCCGTGGTCATGGTCAACCCGGAAAAGATCCGGGAGATCATCGGCCCGGGGGGAAAGATGATCAAGGCCATCACCGCCGAGACCGGCGCTTCCATCGACATCGAGGATTCGGGCAAGGTCAGCATCTTCGCCCCCACCCTCGAGGCCCTGGAAAAGGCCAAAGAGCGCGTGATGTACTTCGATCAGAAGGCCGACGTGGGCCGGAACTACCAGGGCACGGTGACCAAGGTTCTGGACTGCGGCGTGGTGGTGGAGATCCTGCCCGGCCTGGACGGACTGGTGCATGTCTCGCAGCTTGACACCGAACGCGTGGAAAACGTGGCCGACGTGGTCAAGCTCGGACAGCCCATGGAGGTCAAGGTTCTGGATGTGGAGTCCAACGGCCGGGTGCGCCTGTCGCGCAAGGCCGTGCTCTTCGAGGAACAGGGCCGCCCCTACGACCCCGCCGACTATCCCAAGACCGGCGGCGCACGCCGCCCGGGCGGGGATCGCGGCGGACGCGGCGGCGACCGCTTCGGCGGACGCGGCGGGGATCGCCGGGACCGGCGCTAG
- a CDS encoding DHH family phosphoesterase has product MPTPMRDIARILREHDDIAILSHENPDGDAVGSAAALGHILSRLGKRFTMANASPLPGQFSWMDIPGHWTTALPTAYGFAVALDCGDAARLGPLEHAVDPARLIVIDHHLGNPGFGALNWVDTTSSSTGEMVAALADELGVPLTGGLGQCLYVAMVTDTGDFTFGSTRPETLELAARILRAGLDVGETNARLKNQWSLSRIRLWSEVMGGMTQHFDGRVGAIAISQETLIRTGTSVEDCDGLVNWALRVRGVQAAVAVRELPGGQVKFSLRSVGNVDVQRVAASFGGGGHKNASGGSLDGPLDAAQATLVAAVGASLGAPIAHV; this is encoded by the coding sequence ATGCCCACCCCGATGCGTGATATCGCGCGCATCCTTCGCGAACACGACGACATCGCGATCCTCTCCCACGAAAATCCCGACGGCGACGCCGTGGGCTCGGCTGCAGCCCTGGGACACATCCTGTCGCGGCTGGGCAAGCGTTTCACCATGGCCAACGCCTCGCCCCTGCCCGGCCAGTTTTCCTGGATGGACATTCCCGGGCATTGGACCACCGCCCTGCCGACGGCCTACGGCTTCGCCGTGGCCCTGGACTGCGGCGACGCCGCCCGCCTGGGGCCTTTGGAGCATGCCGTGGACCCGGCCCGACTCATCGTCATCGACCACCACCTGGGCAATCCCGGCTTCGGGGCCCTGAACTGGGTGGACACCACCTCGTCCTCCACCGGGGAAATGGTGGCGGCCCTGGCGGACGAACTCGGCGTGCCCCTGACCGGCGGCCTGGGGCAATGCCTGTACGTGGCCATGGTCACGGACACCGGGGATTTCACCTTCGGCTCCACCCGGCCCGAGACCCTGGAACTGGCGGCCCGGATCCTGCGCGCCGGACTCGACGTGGGCGAGACCAACGCCCGCCTGAAAAATCAGTGGTCGCTGTCCCGCATCCGGTTGTGGTCCGAGGTCATGGGCGGCATGACGCAGCACTTCGACGGTCGCGTCGGCGCCATCGCCATCTCCCAGGAGACGCTGATCCGCACCGGCACTTCGGTCGAGGACTGCGACGGGCTGGTCAACTGGGCGCTGCGGGTGCGCGGCGTGCAGGCGGCCGTGGCCGTGCGCGAACTGCCGGGCGGCCAGGTGAAGTTCAGCCTGCGTTCGGTGGGCAATGTGGACGTGCAGCGCGTGGCGGCGTCATTTGGCGGCGGCGGTCATAAAAACGCCTCGGGCGGATCCCTGGACGGGCCGCTGGACGCGGCCCAGGCCACGCTGGTCGCAGCCGTGGGAGCGTCGCTTGGAGCGCCAATCGCGCATGTCTAG
- a CDS encoding response regulator, whose protein sequence is MARILVVDDSALSRKSLKEILEHAGHEIVGEAGDGQDALEKYKSLKPDLVTMDITMPRVSGIEGLKSIVAADEEARVVMISALGQGAKILEALQNGARHYLTKPFEADKVLDAVAEVLAA, encoded by the coding sequence ATGGCCCGCATCCTCGTGGTGGATGATTCCGCCCTCTCTCGCAAAAGCCTTAAGGAAATCCTGGAACACGCCGGCCACGAGATCGTCGGCGAGGCCGGTGACGGCCAGGACGCCCTGGAAAAATACAAATCCCTCAAGCCCGATCTGGTGACCATGGACATCACCATGCCCCGGGTCAGCGGCATTGAGGGCTTAAAAAGCATCGTGGCCGCAGACGAAGAGGCCAGGGTGGTGATGATCAGCGCCCTGGGGCAGGGGGCCAAGATATTGGAGGCCCTGCAAAACGGCGCCCGCCATTACCTGACCAAGCCGTTTGAGGCTGACAAGGTGCTGGACGCCGTGGCCGAGGTCTTGGCCGCCTGA
- the infB gene encoding translation initiation factor IF-2, with product MSSIRVKDLAKELGVGNKEILQFLRELGFQAKSQMGALTEEEVVQVRAKARSLVGKTQVIDTEVQPGVIVRRRKPARDKAPEAAPEVDAAPPADHVPVEPEPLEPPVIEVTAEPQTPEAAPAVSTEELAPRKARPARHTPVETTARIISQPAPPEPEAPESALPHPVEMETAAVVEAVEEAEAVTEMAQPSEAAPDLESAAEAEPTATADEVIEEQPAQPVAPEAAAGPEAPQSEASRQAEEEARSGKKKKPRREQPTTPQVRIISMPEPKPAAPAAPAAPAAAPGTAAPKAETEEERRKKGKKDRRTVEFAPTPVETEESRRKSAAAKKKKTPDIQDRTGGRAKSFKRKKPREEFHPVQPQVQAGTQPLKAAKRKIRMEETIRVAELAKQMGIKAQDLIKVLLGLGAMVTINQSLDVETTILAAGEFEYEVEKVGFSEEDFLLDREADNPEDMRSRPPVVTIMGHVDHGKTSLLDAIRLSNITSGEAGGITQHIGAYHVSTSRGEIVFLDTPGHEAFTAMRARGAQVTDIVVLVVAADDGVMDQTREAVNHAKAAGVPIVVAVNKIDKPEANPDRVMRELGELGLVPEAWGGETIFANVSAKQKIGLDALLEMILLQAEVLELSANPSKRARGHIVEARLDKGRGPIGTILIQEGTLKQGDAFVCGVVSGRVRAMFDDQGKKIREAGPAMPVEVQGFESVPVAGDEFVGVEDDKVARRIADARGIKQRERELGKATKVTLETFLASRPDAEAQTLNLVLKADVQGSLEAITEALNKLSTGKVKVSVIHAGTGAITESDILLASASQAIIIGFNVRPTVKVKDVADHENVDIRFYDIIYKLVGDIKDAMSGMLAPVIREQYLGQAEVRDTFSVPKIGLVAGCGVLDGKLTRNAGIRLLRDGVVVYTGKLASLRRFKDDVKEVTKGYECGVGLENYNDIKIGDVIEAFESVEEKDTL from the coding sequence GTGAGCAGCATTCGGGTGAAAGACCTCGCCAAGGAACTTGGGGTCGGCAACAAGGAAATCCTGCAATTCCTGCGAGAGTTGGGCTTTCAGGCCAAAAGCCAGATGGGCGCCCTGACCGAGGAGGAAGTGGTGCAGGTGCGCGCCAAGGCGCGGTCGCTTGTGGGCAAGACCCAGGTCATCGACACCGAGGTCCAGCCCGGCGTTATCGTCAGGCGGCGCAAGCCCGCCCGGGACAAGGCGCCCGAAGCCGCCCCCGAAGTCGACGCCGCTCCCCCGGCGGACCATGTGCCTGTCGAGCCCGAGCCGCTTGAGCCCCCCGTGATCGAGGTTACGGCCGAACCGCAGACTCCGGAAGCGGCGCCTGCCGTTTCGACCGAGGAGCTCGCCCCCCGGAAGGCACGCCCCGCGCGCCACACCCCGGTGGAGACCACGGCCCGGATCATCTCCCAGCCCGCGCCCCCCGAGCCCGAGGCCCCGGAATCCGCCCTGCCCCACCCGGTCGAGATGGAGACGGCCGCCGTGGTGGAGGCCGTGGAAGAGGCCGAGGCCGTCACGGAGATGGCCCAGCCCTCTGAGGCCGCCCCTGATCTGGAATCCGCCGCCGAGGCCGAACCGACCGCCACCGCGGACGAGGTCATCGAAGAGCAGCCCGCACAGCCCGTGGCCCCCGAGGCGGCCGCAGGCCCCGAAGCGCCCCAGTCCGAGGCGTCGCGGCAGGCCGAGGAAGAGGCCCGGAGCGGCAAAAAGAAAAAGCCGCGCCGCGAGCAGCCGACCACCCCCCAGGTGCGCATCATCTCCATGCCCGAGCCCAAGCCCGCCGCCCCGGCCGCCCCGGCAGCCCCCGCCGCCGCCCCGGGAACCGCCGCTCCCAAGGCCGAGACCGAGGAGGAGCGCCGGAAAAAGGGCAAAAAGGACCGCCGCACCGTCGAATTCGCCCCCACCCCGGTGGAAACCGAGGAATCGCGCCGCAAAAGCGCCGCCGCCAAGAAGAAAAAGACCCCCGACATCCAGGATCGCACCGGCGGCCGGGCCAAGTCGTTTAAGCGGAAAAAGCCGCGCGAGGAGTTCCATCCGGTCCAGCCCCAGGTCCAGGCCGGAACCCAGCCGCTCAAGGCCGCCAAGCGCAAAATCCGCATGGAAGAGACCATCCGGGTGGCGGAATTGGCCAAGCAGATGGGCATCAAGGCCCAGGATCTCATCAAGGTGCTTCTGGGACTTGGGGCCATGGTCACCATCAACCAGTCCCTGGATGTAGAAACCACCATCCTGGCCGCTGGCGAATTCGAGTACGAAGTGGAAAAAGTGGGCTTTTCCGAAGAGGATTTCCTGCTCGACCGGGAGGCCGACAACCCCGAGGATATGCGGTCGCGGCCGCCCGTGGTCACCATCATGGGCCACGTGGATCACGGCAAGACCTCGCTTCTCGACGCCATCCGGCTCTCCAACATCACCTCCGGCGAGGCCGGGGGCATCACCCAGCACATCGGCGCCTATCATGTGAGCACCTCGCGCGGCGAGATCGTCTTTCTGGACACCCCCGGCCACGAGGCCTTCACCGCCATGCGCGCCCGCGGCGCCCAGGTCACGGACATCGTGGTCCTGGTGGTGGCCGCCGACGACGGGGTCATGGACCAGACCCGCGAGGCCGTGAACCATGCCAAGGCCGCAGGCGTGCCCATCGTGGTGGCCGTGAACAAGATCGACAAGCCCGAGGCCAACCCCGACCGGGTCATGCGCGAACTGGGCGAGCTGGGCCTGGTGCCCGAGGCCTGGGGCGGCGAGACCATCTTCGCCAACGTCTCGGCCAAGCAGAAAATCGGCCTGGACGCCCTTTTGGAGATGATCCTGTTGCAGGCCGAGGTACTCGAACTTTCAGCCAACCCCTCCAAGCGCGCCCGGGGCCACATCGTGGAGGCCCGGTTGGACAAGGGTCGCGGCCCCATCGGCACCATCCTCATCCAGGAAGGCACCCTCAAGCAGGGCGACGCCTTCGTCTGCGGCGTGGTCAGCGGCCGGGTGCGGGCCATGTTCGACGACCAGGGCAAAAAGATTCGCGAGGCCGGCCCGGCCATGCCCGTGGAGGTCCAGGGCTTTGAGAGCGTGCCCGTGGCGGGCGACGAGTTCGTCGGGGTCGAGGACGACAAGGTGGCCCGGCGCATCGCCGACGCCCGCGGCATCAAACAGCGGGAACGGGAGTTGGGCAAGGCCACCAAGGTCACCCTGGAGACCTTCCTGGCCTCACGGCCCGACGCCGAGGCCCAGACGCTCAACCTGGTGCTCAAGGCCGACGTGCAGGGTTCGCTTGAGGCCATCACCGAGGCCTTGAACAAACTGTCCACGGGCAAGGTCAAGGTCAGCGTCATCCATGCCGGAACCGGGGCCATCACCGAGTCCGACATCCTACTGGCCTCGGCCTCCCAGGCCATCATCATCGGCTTCAACGTGCGGCCCACGGTCAAGGTCAAGGACGTGGCCGACCACGAGAACGTGGACATCCGCTTCTACGACATTATCTACAAGCTGGTCGGCGACATCAAAGACGCCATGTCCGGCATGCTGGCCCCGGTCATCCGGGAGCAGTACCTCGGCCAGGCCGAGGTGCGCGACACCTTCAGCGTACCCAAGATCGGCTTGGTGGCCGGGTGCGGCGTCCTGGACGGCAAGCTCACCCGCAACGCGGGCATCCGCCTTTTGCGCGACGGCGTGGTGGTCTACACCGGCAAGCTGGCCTCGCTGCGGCGCTTCAAGGACGACGTGAAGGAAGTCACCAAGGGGTACGAGTGCGGCGTGGGTCTTGAGAACTACAACGACATCAAGATCGGCGACGTCATCGAGGCCTTCGAATCCGTGGAGGAGAAGGACACCCTGTAA
- the truB gene encoding tRNA pseudouridine(55) synthase TruB — translation MSSPVKPTQQHGVLVLDKPSGPTSTACLNDIKYQLGQKKIGHAGTLDPLAQGVLVVLLGRATKVATFLHDDKVYLAGMRLGLTTDTYDIQGTVTGEFSWQSVTEGDVLRELAAANGRQMQEVPAYSAAKHQGKPLYELARRGMMTPVKTKEVEISDAQIVSMDLPSVQFRIRVSSGAYVRSLVHSLGQRLTCGAVMTTLVREYSRPFRLDQAHGLAEVLAEPARLPERVLPLEAALADWPRVRFGAEDAAKVARGMRLDAAGAAPGDKALLLGPAGEPLAAAEAVATDGAMRWAILRGLG, via the coding sequence ATGTCTAGCCCCGTGAAACCGACCCAGCAGCATGGCGTGCTGGTTCTCGACAAGCCCTCGGGGCCGACCTCTACGGCGTGCCTAAACGACATCAAGTACCAGCTCGGGCAAAAAAAGATCGGCCACGCCGGGACGCTGGACCCCCTGGCCCAGGGGGTGTTGGTGGTTTTACTGGGGCGGGCCACCAAGGTCGCCACGTTTTTGCACGACGACAAGGTCTATCTGGCGGGCATGCGCCTGGGCCTGACCACGGACACCTACGACATCCAGGGGACCGTGACCGGAGAATTTTCCTGGCAGTCGGTGACCGAGGGGGATGTGCTTCGCGAGCTCGCGGCCGCAAACGGCCGCCAGATGCAGGAGGTTCCGGCCTATTCTGCAGCCAAGCACCAGGGAAAACCCTTGTATGAACTGGCCAGACGGGGCATGATGACCCCGGTCAAGACCAAAGAGGTCGAGATTTCCGACGCGCAGATCGTTTCCATGGATCTGCCGTCGGTTCAATTCCGGATACGGGTTTCATCCGGCGCCTACGTCCGTTCCCTGGTCCACAGCCTGGGGCAGCGACTTACTTGCGGCGCAGTGATGACCACCCTTGTCCGGGAGTACAGCCGTCCGTTTCGCCTGGACCAGGCCCATGGCCTGGCCGAGGTGCTGGCCGAGCCCGCGCGTCTGCCCGAGAGGGTTTTACCCCTTGAGGCGGCGCTTGCGGATTGGCCACGGGTGCGTTTCGGGGCGGAGGATGCGGCCAAGGTGGCCCGGGGCATGCGGCTTGACGCCGCTGGCGCGGCCCCGGGCGACAAGGCCCTGCTCCTCGGTCCCGCTGGCGAACCCCTGGCCGCCGCCGAGGCGGTGGCGACGGACGGCGCGATGCGGTGGGCGATTTTGCGCGGCCTCGGTTGA
- the rbfA gene encoding 30S ribosome-binding factor RbfA: MKQATSRRSTRLSDLIMREIAQMLVEDVTDPRLELVTISGVALNTDLSVAKVLYTLTGDEKRQAQAAAGLEQAKGYMRGLLGHRLKIKFVPELRFARDTFLEDMVYAHPDA, translated from the coding sequence ATGAAACAGGCGACCTCCCGGCGCTCCACACGGCTTTCCGACCTGATTATGCGGGAAATCGCCCAGATGCTCGTGGAAGACGTGACAGACCCCCGGCTCGAACTGGTGACCATAAGCGGCGTGGCCTTAAATACCGACTTAAGCGTGGCCAAGGTGCTCTACACCCTGACCGGCGACGAGAAACGCCAGGCCCAGGCCGCCGCCGGGCTTGAGCAGGCCAAGGGCTATATGCGCGGACTTTTGGGCCACCGGCTCAAGATCAAATTCGTTCCGGAACTGCGTTTTGCGCGCGACACCTTTCTTGAGGACATGGTCTATGCCCACCCCGATGCGTGA